In the Oryza glaberrima chromosome 6, OglaRS2, whole genome shotgun sequence genome, one interval contains:
- the LOC127776914 gene encoding uncharacterized protein LOC127776914, which yields MERETGGTEPEPVLGRMIVIEDYILCGFLPPPFEFFLLVLNFYGLSLLHLNPNSIALLSIFSHLYEAYIGVELFLDLFCFYYELHWMEPKKVSGFVGLSGATVEHRVAQVMISGPTTASNVPTPLCEREAAEREAAINALPLTDVIGPLVDHQTAALLKDDVAREASDAAVATAAATTSGGKVPKTGRKFSSVLGNRRKTPTPSIPRELLSRLRSRDNKTAIKWIAMKSKRIPMLIFRRMRKMAALSRS from the exons ATGGAGAGGGAAACGGGAGGTACTGAACCTGAACCCGTCCTAGGCCGCATGATTGTGATTGAGGACTACATTCTTTGTGGTTTTCTTCCCCCGCCTTTCGAGTTTTTTCTTCTCGTCTTGAActtctatggtctttctctGCTTCATTTGAACCCCAACTCCATAGCCCTCCTTAGCATTTTCTCTCATCTTtatgaggcctacattggggtagagctgTTTCTCGACCTCTTCTGCTTTTACTATGAGTTGCACTGGATGGAACCTAAAAAGGTGTCCGGATTTGTcg GTCTGAGCGGCGCAACCGTGGAACACCGTGTTGCCCAGGTGATGATTAGCGGTCCCACGACGGCGAGCAATGTCCCCACCCCTCTTTGCGAGAGGGAGGCGGCTGAGCGTGAAGCCGCGATCAAC GCTCTGCCCTTGACTGAcgtcatcgggccgctcgtggaccatcaAACGGCAGCTTTGTTGAAGGACGACGTTGCCCGGGAGGCGTCCGATGCGGCTGTTGCCACTGCTGCTGCAACGACCAGCGGTGGCAAGGTTCCGAAGACGGGGAGGAAATTTTCCTCCGTGCTCGGCAACCGCCGGAAGACGCCCACTCCATCG ATTCCGAGGGAATTGTTGAGTCGATTGAGGAGCAGGGACAACAAGACTGCgatcaag TGGATAGCAATGAAGTCGAAGAGGATCCCTATGCTTATCTTCAGGAGGATGCGGAAGATGGCGGCGCttagtaggtcttag
- the LOC127777679 gene encoding transcription factor PHYTOCHROME INTERACTING FACTOR-LIKE 13-like, whose translation MAMVAGDEAMSMPWHDVGVVVDPEAAGTAPFDAGAGYVPSYGQCQYYYYYDDHHHHPCSTELIHAGDAGSAVAVAYDGVDGWVHAAAAATSPSSSSALTFDGHGAEEHSAVSWMDMDMDAHGAAPPLIGYGPTAATSSPSSCFSSGGSGDSGMVMVTTTTPRSAAASGSQKRARPPPSPLQGSELHEYSKKQRANNKETQSSAAKSRRERISERLRALQELVPSGGKVDMVTMLDRAISYVKFMQMQLRVLETDAFWPASDGATPDISRVKDALDAIILSSSSPSQKASPPRSG comes from the exons ATGGCTatggtggccggcgacgaggcgatGTCAATGCCATGGCacgacgtcggcgtcgtcgtcgaccccgAGGCGGCCGGGACGGCGCCgttcgacgccggcgccggctatGTCCCATCGTACGGTCAGTgccagtactactactactacgacgaccaccaccaccacccgtgCAGCACGGAGCTGATCCACGCGGGCGACGCTGGCAGTGCGGTTGCGGTTGCGtacgacggcgtcgacggctgggttcacgccgccgccgcagccacctcCCCGTCCTCGTCATCTGCGCTCACCTTCGACGGTCACGGCGCCGAGGAGCACAGCGCAGTGTCGTGgatggacatggacatggacgcgcacggcgccgcgcctcccctaaTCGGCTAcggcccgacggcggcgacctcctccccctcctcctgctTCAGCTCCGGCGGCTCCGGCGACAGCGGCATGGTGATggtgaccaccaccaccccgaggagcgccgccgcctctggtTCGCAGAAGCGGgcacgtccgccgccgtcgccgttgcagGGATCAGAGCTGCACGAGTACTCCAAGAAGCAGCGCGCCAACAACAAGGAGACACAGAGCTCAGCTGCCAAG AGCCGGCGGGAGAGGATCAGCGAGCGGCTGAGGGCGCTGCAGGAGCTGGTGCCGAGCGGCGGGAAGGTGGACATGGTGACCATGCTGGACAGGGCCATCAGCTACGTCAAGTTCATGCAGATGCAGCTCAGGGTGCTGGAGACCGACGCGTTCTGGCCGGCGTCCGACGGCGCCACGCCGGACATCTCCCGGGTCAAGGACGCGCTCGACGCCATCATCCTCTCCTCGTCCTCGCCCTCGCAAAAGGCTTCTCCTCCTCGGTCGGGCTAG